One genomic region from Acidobacteriota bacterium encodes:
- a CDS encoding VWA domain-containing protein — protein sequence MTSTCSRPLSLPATFLAVGLGVLFVVPSLFAQSPDPGDTPQKKETFTGTAQVTAVDLLLEVRGPDGEVPDDLRPQDFEVLEDGAARPVVGVEVFGPRRTAGQGTAARTSSRKSSNEEPGAENAWTWRIVVYIDQVLSSSRSIRRTCEALAAQAGRLADLGTVEVVVASPRPQEVLPPTRSARLIEQTLSRLARETTGRDALRHLRRQYLSALQVKGEIDGTGVPTVATDPFADTGGATTGQAGRRVGGRGGGPTIRDGSNLSRRRLVRSTIPEEVGLLRGQHDAMMAWLSSYSAVGARALVMVNDGYDLDPAEFYLSGISPGSTLFGEINADLQNLPVAPGNEELAQQLSASGWVTLGVMLGGLESGATMAAEISGKGRVGDLVAGRNDTISSLPGSLVLRPLGPIDRLARETGGEVLTGAGKIPGSLERLGERVRLTYQVGRTPDGELHRIEVRPRREGLKIKAPKWSGSPAPEVLSAARTRGLLRGDGERGGLPLTAAVALQRQADEAGRRKGRLQARVDLEPIREALAAAGDTPLRVTFGVSFPDDPSFVHHDLVTGRSLAGLDVWTYGTPLSLPAEADKVAVVFEELTTGAWGGVLAARVEEERAAAPEDDSIPDDLLPGRRGIFLLPPGGDVVIGKERVEAAVANPAVRRVDFHLDGERVASRDDPPWEARVDFGRLPEPRRIEVVAYGEGGVELGRDARQVNSGVGRFGIRLIEPRSGRRTGWVDVEAEVTLPADGELDRVELFWSGERTATLYEAPFRQRFEIPAEAPAGYLTAVAYDRAGSRVEDVVFLNGEGAEERVEVQLVELFTVVTGEAGRPVQDVAADELAVFENGAPQEINGFRPGVEMPLKLGLLLDTSASMTPSMGEVQRAAIDFLLLALKEEDRAFVVDFKEAPRMAQELTGDRRALVGAVSQLTPGGTSALCDALVYSLVQMQEVDGRRALVVLSDGVGRNERVNFTTCLRFVQRNGIPVYGILLAGDDPTAEREGTSMERLGRIAESVGGRVWRAEEPSDLGGIYRSLIDELRSQVLVTYAPPFAEEDDWRVVHIEVERPGHQARTRSGYYP from the coding sequence ATGACCTCCACCTGCTCGCGCCCCCTCTCCCTACCGGCGACCTTCCTGGCGGTCGGCCTCGGGGTGCTCTTCGTCGTGCCATCGCTCTTCGCCCAGTCGCCCGACCCGGGGGACACTCCGCAGAAGAAGGAGACCTTCACCGGCACCGCCCAGGTCACCGCCGTCGACCTTCTGCTGGAAGTACGCGGTCCCGATGGTGAGGTGCCGGACGATCTCCGCCCGCAGGATTTCGAGGTGCTCGAAGACGGCGCAGCGCGGCCGGTGGTGGGAGTGGAGGTGTTTGGGCCGCGCCGCACCGCCGGCCAAGGCACCGCCGCCAGAACCTCTTCCCGCAAGTCCTCGAACGAGGAACCCGGCGCCGAGAACGCCTGGACCTGGAGGATCGTGGTCTACATCGATCAGGTGCTGTCGAGTTCGCGCTCGATCCGCCGCACCTGTGAGGCCCTGGCGGCCCAGGCCGGCCGCTTGGCGGACCTCGGCACCGTCGAAGTGGTAGTGGCGAGCCCGCGGCCGCAGGAGGTCCTGCCTCCCACCCGCAGCGCCCGTTTGATCGAGCAGACCCTTTCCCGCCTGGCGCGGGAAACCACCGGCCGCGATGCTCTGCGGCACCTGCGGCGGCAGTACCTCTCCGCCCTCCAGGTGAAAGGCGAGATTGACGGCACCGGGGTGCCGACGGTCGCTACCGATCCCTTTGCGGACACCGGCGGAGCGACCACCGGGCAGGCCGGCCGGCGGGTAGGGGGGCGCGGTGGCGGACCCACCATCCGGGATGGTTCGAATCTCTCCCGGCGGCGCCTCGTCCGCTCGACCATTCCCGAGGAAGTGGGCCTGCTGCGCGGTCAGCACGACGCCATGATGGCTTGGTTGAGCAGCTATTCGGCGGTCGGTGCCCGCGCCCTGGTGATGGTCAACGACGGCTACGACCTCGATCCCGCCGAGTTCTATTTGAGCGGCATCTCTCCCGGATCCACTCTTTTCGGAGAGATCAATGCCGACCTCCAGAACCTTCCCGTCGCGCCGGGCAACGAAGAGTTGGCACAACAGCTTTCGGCGTCCGGTTGGGTCACCCTCGGGGTGATGCTCGGCGGCCTCGAGAGCGGCGCCACGATGGCGGCGGAGATTTCCGGCAAGGGCCGGGTCGGCGACTTGGTCGCCGGCCGCAACGACACCATCAGCTCCTTGCCCGGTTCGTTGGTGCTGCGGCCCCTGGGACCGATCGATCGGCTGGCCCGCGAAACCGGCGGCGAGGTGCTGACCGGCGCCGGCAAGATCCCCGGCTCCCTCGAACGCCTGGGCGAGCGGGTGCGCTTGACCTACCAGGTCGGCCGCACGCCGGACGGCGAACTGCATCGCATCGAGGTCCGGCCGCGCCGCGAAGGCTTGAAGATCAAAGCCCCCAAGTGGTCCGGCTCGCCGGCACCGGAGGTGCTCTCGGCAGCCCGGACGCGCGGCCTCCTGCGCGGCGACGGCGAGCGCGGCGGCCTGCCCTTGACGGCGGCGGTGGCCCTCCAGCGGCAGGCGGACGAGGCCGGGCGCCGGAAGGGGCGCCTACAGGCCCGGGTCGATCTGGAGCCGATCCGCGAGGCCCTGGCGGCGGCCGGTGACACGCCGCTGCGGGTCACCTTCGGCGTGTCCTTTCCTGATGATCCGTCGTTCGTGCACCACGACCTCGTCACCGGGCGCAGCTTGGCCGGTCTCGACGTGTGGACCTACGGCACGCCGCTTTCGCTGCCGGCGGAGGCGGACAAGGTGGCGGTGGTGTTCGAAGAACTGACCACCGGCGCCTGGGGCGGCGTGCTGGCGGCGCGGGTCGAGGAGGAGCGCGCCGCCGCGCCGGAGGACGATTCCATCCCGGACGATCTGCTGCCCGGCCGCCGGGGGATTTTTCTGCTGCCGCCCGGCGGCGACGTGGTGATCGGCAAGGAGCGGGTGGAGGCGGCGGTGGCCAACCCGGCGGTACGCCGAGTGGACTTCCATCTCGACGGCGAGCGCGTTGCCAGCCGTGACGATCCGCCCTGGGAGGCGCGGGTGGACTTCGGTCGGCTGCCGGAACCGCGCCGTATCGAGGTGGTGGCCTACGGTGAGGGTGGCGTCGAACTCGGCCGCGATGCCCGCCAGGTGAACAGCGGAGTCGGGCGCTTCGGCATCCGCCTGATCGAGCCGCGCAGCGGGCGACGGACCGGCTGGGTGGATGTGGAAGCGGAGGTCACCCTGCCGGCGGACGGCGAACTGGACCGGGTGGAGCTCTTCTGGAGCGGAGAGCGCACGGCGACCCTCTACGAGGCGCCCTTCCGCCAGCGTTTCGAGATCCCCGCCGAAGCCCCCGCCGGGTATCTCACAGCGGTGGCCTACGACCGTGCGGGGTCGCGGGTGGAAGACGTGGTGTTTCTGAACGGCGAGGGGGCCGAAGAGCGGGTCGAAGTGCAGTTGGTGGAACTCTTTACGGTGGTCACCGGCGAAGCCGGTCGGCCGGTGCAGGACGTTGCGGCGGACGAGCTGGCGGTGTTCGAGAACGGCGCGCCGCAGGAGATCAACGGTTTCCGGCCGGGGGTGGAGATGCCCTTGAAGCTCGGGCTGCTGCTCGACACCTCGGCCAGCATGACCCCGTCCATGGGCGAAGTGCAGCGGGCCGCCATCGACTTTCTCCTGCTCGCTTTGAAAGAAGAGGACCGGGCCTTCGTGGTGGACTTCAAGGAGGCTCCGCGCATGGCCCAGGAGTTGACCGGCGACCGCCGGGCGCTGGTCGGGGCGGTTTCCCAGCTCACCCCCGGCGGCACCTCGGCGCTGTGCGATGCCCTGGTCTATTCTCTGGTGCAGATGCAGGAGGTCGATGGCCGCCGGGCACTGGTGGTGCTGTCCGATGGGGTGGGCCGCAACGAGCGGGTGAACTTCACCACCTGCTTGCGCTTCGTGCAGCGCAACGGCATTCCCGTCTACGGCATTCTGCTGGCCGGCGACGATCCCACGGCGGAGCGGGAAGGCACCTCGATGGAGCGCCTCGGGCGCATCGCCGAGTCCGTCGGCGGCCGGGTTTGGCGGGCGGAGGAGCCGTCGGACCTGGGCGGGATCTATCGCTCGCTGATCGACGAACTGCGCAGCCAGGTATTGGTCACCTATGCGCCGCCCTTTGCCGAGGAAGACGACTGGCGGGTGGTCCACATCGAGGTGGAGCGCCCAGGCCACCAGGCCCGCACCCGTTCCGGTTACTACCCATGA
- a CDS encoding S41 family peptidase — translation MKILNHPRSVGWAVATLLIAGWLTGCQTAKPVASSAVALTPLTTPEILTEEQARGELALLRKGLERLHPGYLRYATEEEIVTGWKRLDAVVEGGVELGTWYREISALLSRLGCEHSRAELPDVLETQRQEKPSFLPFRFRLFGDRMFIAEAADGAGLLRGDEVIALDGRPVREVLDALRPFVPIDGVRTRELENASLEDDGDFLGSTFEQFYPLVFSSSPKVRVQLAGTAGVREFHKVTYEDWLALAGPEARRFLNFKDAVTARDLDRGTAYLAVDTFVNYRDPVDPLTLLVPHFRRWNGEGKKRLIVDLRNNGGGSTDAMFALATLLVDGAFTVTSEAYIAQRDPGLDLLPFLSTWETRALKPKRFSLARAGEGRWRLRHRVLDTGRREWQPHEDHFRGEVIVLTSRFNASGTTTLHTLLKDNGFARLVGERTGGNVSGVTAGVLLYLNLPVSDITVRLPRLLQTLELRHPERFEPDRGIEPDALVESTLEGFLARKDEILEAARALPPESGAMGGSDRGAE, via the coding sequence ATGAAGATCCTGAATCATCCCCGTTCCGTGGGTTGGGCTGTAGCAACGCTGCTGATTGCCGGTTGGCTAACCGGATGTCAGACGGCAAAACCGGTGGCCTCATCGGCAGTGGCCCTGACGCCGCTCACGACGCCGGAAATTCTCACGGAAGAGCAGGCGAGGGGCGAACTGGCACTGTTGCGGAAGGGACTCGAACGCCTTCATCCGGGGTATCTGCGCTACGCGACGGAAGAGGAAATCGTCACGGGCTGGAAGCGCTTGGATGCGGTGGTCGAAGGTGGTGTCGAGTTGGGTACCTGGTACCGCGAGATCTCGGCCCTGCTGTCGCGCCTGGGCTGTGAGCACAGTCGGGCCGAGTTGCCTGACGTCTTGGAAACACAGCGGCAGGAAAAGCCGTCGTTTCTTCCGTTCCGCTTCCGGCTGTTCGGTGATCGCATGTTCATTGCCGAAGCGGCGGACGGAGCGGGCTTGCTGCGCGGCGACGAGGTGATCGCGCTGGACGGGAGACCGGTACGAGAGGTTTTGGATGCTTTGCGCCCGTTCGTGCCGATCGATGGTGTCCGCACTCGGGAGTTGGAGAACGCCTCGTTGGAGGACGACGGCGACTTTCTCGGCAGCACCTTCGAGCAGTTCTACCCCCTGGTGTTCAGCTCGTCGCCGAAGGTGAGGGTCCAACTCGCCGGAACGGCGGGTGTGCGCGAGTTCCACAAGGTGACCTACGAAGATTGGCTCGCCTTGGCGGGTCCCGAGGCGCGGCGCTTCCTGAACTTCAAAGACGCGGTGACGGCTAGGGATCTCGATCGAGGCACTGCGTATTTGGCGGTCGACACCTTCGTCAACTACCGCGATCCGGTCGATCCATTGACTCTCCTTGTCCCTCATTTCCGACGCTGGAATGGCGAGGGCAAAAAACGCCTGATCGTCGACCTGCGCAACAACGGCGGCGGCAGCACTGACGCCATGTTCGCCCTGGCGACGCTCTTGGTGGATGGGGCCTTCACCGTCACGTCCGAGGCCTACATTGCGCAGCGAGACCCCGGCCTCGATCTCCTTCCGTTCCTTTCGACCTGGGAGACCCGGGCGCTCAAGCCGAAACGCTTCTCGCTGGCGAGGGCGGGTGAGGGGAGGTGGCGGTTGCGTCACCGGGTGCTCGATACCGGTCGCCGTGAATGGCAACCCCACGAAGATCACTTTCGGGGTGAGGTGATCGTCCTCACCAGTCGCTTCAACGCCTCCGGCACCACCACCCTGCACACTCTCTTGAAGGACAACGGCTTCGCCCGACTGGTCGGCGAGCGCACCGGAGGCAACGTCTCCGGCGTCACCGCCGGCGTTCTCCTCTACCTCAACCTGCCGGTGAGCGACATCACTGTCCGCCTGCCGAGACTGCTTCAGACCCTCGAGCTTCGGCACCCGGAGCGCTTCGAGCCGGACCGAGGGATCGAACCCGATGCCCTGGTCGAGTCGACGCTGGAGGGCTTTCTCGCGAGGAAGGACGAAATCCTGGAGGCCGCCCGAGCGCTGCCGCCGGAGTCCGGGGCGATGGGCGGGAGCGATAGGGGAGCTGAGTAA
- a CDS encoding DUF488 domain-containing protein, translating to MERLFTLGHSNKDAEEFLALLAAEPAIERLVDVRRFPGSKRHPHFGREALAATLADAGIDYEHLPDLGGRRRGHADSPNTAWRNLSFRAYADYMLGPEFQTALAHLEELGRQRWTAVMCSEAVYWRCHRRLIADALVVRGWRVSHRLGPGQDVDHELHPDAVVEDGVRLTYPAPSERQEILF from the coding sequence ATGGAACGCCTGTTCACCCTCGGGCACTCGAACAAAGACGCGGAAGAGTTTCTGGCGCTGCTCGCGGCGGAACCCGCCATCGAGCGATTGGTGGACGTGCGGCGATTCCCCGGCTCGAAGCGACACCCGCACTTCGGCCGCGAGGCCCTCGCCGCCACCCTGGCGGACGCCGGTATCGACTACGAGCACCTGCCGGACTTGGGCGGCCGTCGGCGGGGACACGCCGACAGCCCGAACACCGCCTGGAGGAACCTGAGCTTTAGGGCCTACGCCGACTATATGTTGGGCCCGGAATTTCAGACGGCGTTGGCCCACCTGGAGGAACTGGGCCGGCAGCGCTGGACGGCGGTGATGTGTTCCGAAGCGGTGTACTGGCGCTGCCACCGGCGGCTGATCGCCGATGCGTTGGTGGTGCGGGGTTGGCGGGTAAGCCATCGCCTTGGCCCGGGCCAGGACGTGGACCACGAGCTCCACCCGGACGCCGTCGTGGAGGACGGCGTCCGGCTCACCTACCCGGCGCCCTCGGAGCGCCAAGAAATTTTGTTCTAG
- a CDS encoding ABC transporter permease — protein MFREILQTIRSLARNPVLAAAVVLVLALGVGAATTAFSVAYGVMIRPLPYGDPDRIFQLRETHPAKEWGSDAVADGNYLDWRENSRSFASLAAYLPWYFNLTGEPGAERLGGLYVSQDFFAVLGVSPRVGRHFGRDETAEAADVVVLSHELWQRRYAGSEEVVGRSITVDGDPHVVAGVMPPDFVFPSPSIELWSLLSFSEEDAANRTDRSIRVIGRLADGVGEERARAELQTIAARLAGEHPESNDGWSVALESLHQAMVHEARPQLLVLLGSVACLLLLACVNAAGILFARAEARLGEVALRRALGAGTLYVVRLPFFEGLLLSLAGGALGLLFAHWGLAIVTGLGSKHVPRLHDIRLDPGVLLFAAVLAVFTGLAVGALAAWRVFRRAPGTLLTLASPRQGRRGIGRSLVVVEVALSLTLLTAAGLMAQSLWKLSRVETGFEVDHLLVLSLSLSGERYWDQGEVLGYFQRASEGLRSLPEVRSVGWTSAVPLSGGGWRHGVIFEDRSDSAAGEAVTGHKVVDNYFSTVGLRMVAGRGFLESDRASEVLHVVVNETFAERFFAGRDPIGQRIKRGKRDDDKPWKVIVGVVEDERHAGIGVEPEPEIYEPHDQQPFPYMSLVLRTEGDPLQLAEAVRSRLREADPEQPVYGLRTMKSLAEESIAVERTAGWMLGFFALLSLLLAGTGLYGLMTVELARRRHEMGVRIAVGAGRGRVRRLVLLQGMALVVAGAVAGLVVSLWTSRFLSSLLYGVGALDPRAFVCALLTLLAVGLLACYLPIRRALRADPLQALRVV, from the coding sequence ATGTTTCGGGAGATCCTCCAAACCATCCGTTCCCTCGCCAGAAATCCGGTTCTGGCGGCCGCCGTCGTGCTGGTTCTTGCCCTGGGGGTCGGTGCCGCGACCACCGCCTTCAGCGTCGCCTACGGGGTGATGATTCGGCCGCTGCCCTACGGGGATCCCGATCGCATTTTCCAGCTGCGGGAGACCCATCCCGCGAAGGAGTGGGGCAGCGACGCGGTGGCGGACGGCAACTACCTCGATTGGCGTGAAAACAGCCGCAGTTTCGCATCTTTGGCGGCCTACCTCCCTTGGTATTTCAACTTGACCGGCGAACCGGGGGCGGAGCGTCTCGGCGGCCTCTATGTCTCCCAAGACTTTTTTGCCGTCCTCGGGGTGTCCCCGCGGGTTGGGCGCCACTTCGGCCGCGACGAAACGGCCGAGGCCGCCGACGTCGTCGTTCTGAGTCATGAGCTGTGGCAACGCCGGTACGCGGGTTCGGAGGAGGTGGTCGGGCGGAGCATCACCGTCGATGGCGATCCCCATGTGGTGGCCGGCGTCATGCCGCCGGATTTCGTGTTTCCGTCTCCGTCCATCGAGCTGTGGTCGCTCCTCTCCTTCAGTGAAGAAGACGCCGCCAATCGCACCGACCGGTCGATTCGAGTGATCGGGCGGCTGGCGGACGGGGTCGGGGAGGAGCGGGCACGAGCGGAACTTCAAACGATTGCCGCGCGGCTCGCCGGCGAACATCCGGAATCCAACGACGGCTGGAGTGTCGCGCTGGAGTCCCTGCACCAGGCGATGGTCCACGAGGCTCGACCGCAACTCCTGGTGCTCCTCGGATCCGTCGCCTGCCTTCTGCTTCTGGCCTGCGTCAATGCTGCCGGCATTCTCTTCGCCCGCGCCGAGGCCCGGCTCGGAGAGGTTGCCCTTCGCCGGGCCCTCGGCGCCGGTACTCTCTACGTCGTGCGCCTTCCTTTCTTCGAGGGGCTGCTGCTCTCGCTGGCCGGCGGCGCCCTCGGATTGCTGTTCGCCCACTGGGGTTTGGCGATCGTTACCGGCTTGGGATCGAAGCATGTGCCGCGCCTGCACGACATTCGCCTGGATCCCGGCGTGTTGCTGTTCGCCGCTGTGCTGGCCGTTTTCACCGGCCTGGCCGTTGGGGCACTGGCTGCCTGGCGGGTGTTCCGGCGCGCGCCGGGGACCTTGCTGACTTTGGCCTCGCCGCGCCAGGGCCGTCGGGGTATCGGGCGGAGCCTGGTGGTGGTCGAGGTGGCGCTGTCCCTGACCCTGCTGACCGCTGCCGGGTTGATGGCCCAGAGCCTGTGGAAGCTGAGCCGCGTGGAGACCGGCTTCGAGGTGGACCATTTGCTGGTGCTCAGCCTCAGCCTTTCCGGCGAACGCTACTGGGATCAAGGGGAGGTGCTCGGCTATTTCCAGCGCGCCAGCGAGGGGCTGCGGTCCCTGCCCGAGGTGCGATCCGTCGGCTGGACATCGGCCGTGCCGCTCTCCGGCGGCGGGTGGAGGCACGGGGTGATTTTCGAAGACCGATCGGATTCGGCGGCCGGAGAAGCCGTCACCGGCCACAAAGTGGTCGACAACTATTTCTCGACCGTCGGCCTGAGGATGGTCGCTGGCCGTGGTTTCCTGGAGAGTGATCGCGCCAGCGAAGTGCTTCATGTGGTGGTCAACGAGACCTTCGCCGAGCGCTTCTTCGCGGGGCGAGATCCGATCGGCCAGCGCATCAAGCGCGGAAAGCGCGACGACGACAAGCCCTGGAAGGTGATCGTCGGAGTGGTCGAGGACGAACGACACGCCGGCATCGGCGTCGAACCCGAGCCGGAAATCTACGAACCGCACGATCAGCAACCGTTCCCCTACATGAGTCTGGTCCTGCGGACCGAGGGAGATCCCCTTCAACTGGCCGAGGCGGTGCGCAGCCGCCTGCGAGAGGCGGATCCCGAGCAGCCGGTTTACGGCTTGCGAACCATGAAGAGTCTGGCCGAGGAGTCCATTGCCGTGGAACGTACCGCCGGTTGGATGCTGGGCTTCTTCGCTCTGCTCTCGCTGCTCCTGGCCGGTACCGGCCTCTACGGCCTGATGACCGTTGAGCTGGCCCGGCGTCGGCACGAGATGGGTGTTCGGATCGCGGTGGGTGCCGGACGTGGCAGGGTTCGTCGGCTGGTGCTCCTTCAGGGAATGGCGTTGGTGGTGGCCGGCGCGGTGGCCGGTCTGGTCGTCAGTCTGTGGACGAGTCGATTTCTGAGCAGCCTGCTTTATGGCGTGGGAGCACTCGATCCAAGGGCATTTGTCTGTGCCCTCCTGACCTTGCTGGCGGTGGGCCTCCTCGCCTGCTACCTGCCCATACGCCGGGCGCTGCGGGCGGATCCTCTCCAGGCTCTGCGGGTGGTCTAG
- a CDS encoding VWA domain-containing protein — protein sequence MPRPSVLRITPLLLILLAASLLSVAAVAQENVQEDEVDLETIVDEIQVEVVNVDVVVTDRRGNPVSGLTAEDFVLYEDGKEQEITNFYAFNDGRARREATSEETEWVDPKKRRRMAILFDTNSLEKRPRDKAIEGLERFILEQFDGTYEWAVIAHSDRIQHLQPFTSNKSTVLAALSQIRDLPVPVRRPHAGDRNVSEDPLVVSRAPGLGQFSAGDTNSGAGPRQITFQEFEQRDRMFTSLQRFDRTTTALVQTMRAYSGLPGRKSLVLISGGLESLPGPAQLFGQGTPGTNKRNDPLINAVHAELQQRYEVIIKTANAAGFAIYPISSFAGLAAKAPYLDVERTPQISFTGGFESLPPEIDAESAPKIMAEGTGGKFFSTTRYYNSFDNIDELTANAYVLGFQTRRNPDRKYHKLRVKTNRKGLRVTNREGYLHISRQDRLVNELTTPLTFPKDRGDFPIAVEIMPPEKVTAKKVTLTVAGVIPLEDVTLVPYGDEMVGRVYLYLAVYDEEGELVNLYRERQDLRLPADKIADADDNAPARFGLTVKDLKRGNYTFTLTLLDEISDRFGTGLQPVQL from the coding sequence ATGCCTCGTCCTTCAGTTCTCCGCATCACCCCCCTCCTTCTGATCCTGTTGGCGGCCTCGCTCCTCAGCGTCGCGGCCGTCGCCCAAGAAAATGTCCAGGAAGACGAGGTCGATCTCGAAACCATCGTCGACGAGATCCAGGTCGAAGTAGTCAACGTCGACGTGGTGGTGACCGACCGGCGAGGCAACCCGGTTTCGGGTCTGACGGCCGAAGATTTCGTGCTCTATGAAGACGGCAAGGAGCAGGAGATCACCAACTTCTACGCCTTCAACGACGGCCGAGCGCGGCGCGAAGCGACGAGCGAGGAGACGGAGTGGGTAGATCCCAAGAAGCGCCGCCGCATGGCGATTCTGTTCGACACCAACTCGCTCGAAAAGCGCCCGCGGGACAAGGCGATCGAAGGTCTGGAGCGCTTCATTCTCGAACAGTTCGACGGCACCTACGAGTGGGCCGTCATCGCCCATAGCGACCGGATCCAGCACCTGCAGCCGTTTACCAGCAACAAGTCCACGGTGCTCGCCGCCCTGTCGCAGATCCGCGATCTGCCGGTGCCGGTGCGCCGGCCCCACGCCGGCGACCGCAACGTCAGCGAGGATCCGCTGGTGGTCAGCCGGGCGCCGGGCCTCGGCCAGTTCTCCGCCGGCGACACCAACTCCGGCGCCGGCCCGCGGCAGATCACCTTCCAGGAGTTCGAGCAGCGGGATCGCATGTTCACCTCGCTGCAGCGCTTCGACCGCACCACCACCGCCCTGGTGCAAACCATGCGCGCCTACTCCGGCCTTCCCGGCCGCAAGTCTCTGGTGCTCATCTCCGGCGGCCTCGAGTCGTTGCCCGGGCCGGCGCAGCTCTTCGGTCAGGGCACCCCCGGCACCAACAAGCGCAACGATCCGTTGATCAACGCCGTCCACGCCGAACTGCAGCAGCGCTACGAGGTGATCATCAAGACCGCCAACGCCGCCGGCTTCGCCATCTACCCGATCTCCAGCTTCGCCGGACTGGCCGCCAAGGCACCGTACCTCGACGTCGAGCGCACGCCGCAGATCTCTTTCACCGGCGGCTTCGAATCGCTGCCGCCGGAGATCGATGCGGAGTCGGCGCCCAAGATCATGGCCGAGGGCACCGGCGGCAAATTCTTCTCCACCACTCGCTACTACAACTCCTTCGACAACATCGACGAGTTGACCGCCAACGCCTACGTGCTCGGCTTCCAGACCCGCCGCAACCCGGATCGCAAGTACCACAAGCTGCGGGTCAAGACGAACCGCAAGGGCCTGCGGGTGACCAACCGCGAAGGCTACCTGCACATCAGCCGGCAAGACCGCCTGGTCAACGAGCTGACCACCCCGCTCACCTTCCCGAAGGATCGCGGCGACTTCCCGATCGCCGTCGAGATCATGCCGCCGGAGAAAGTCACCGCCAAGAAGGTCACTCTAACGGTGGCCGGCGTCATCCCGCTGGAGGACGTGACGCTGGTGCCCTACGGCGATGAGATGGTCGGAAGGGTATACCTCTACCTCGCCGTGTATGACGAGGAGGGCGAACTGGTTAACCTCTACCGCGAACGCCAGGACCTGCGCCTGCCGGCGGACAAGATCGCCGACGCCGACGACAACGCCCCGGCCCGCTTCGGCCTGACCGTCAAGGACTTGAAGCGCGGAAATTATACCTTCACGCTGACTCTGCTCGATGAGATCAGCGACCGCTTCGGGACGGGTCTACAGCCCGTTCAGCTTTGA
- a CDS encoding alpha/beta hydrolase: MAFKRGGRGTGSLWRWILSAGLVAALGCFGALRPPSVPMATTSLAEGTDSSCLVVLLPGRADRPVAFSREGFAEGGVWGCEVMAVDAHLGYYRSRTVVDRLRQDVVLPARARGFEDVWLAGVSLGGLGSLLYAKNHPQDLAGVFAIAPFLGEAKLLDEIRSQGGVKAWSPTVTSGDESLEGLWAWLQEVSEGSPAPPLFLAFGADDAFADGGELLAEILPADQTLRVAGGHDWATWRLLWRRFLSLAGARSIP, encoded by the coding sequence ATGGCGTTTAAACGGGGAGGGCGAGGCACGGGCAGTCTCTGGCGGTGGATTCTTTCGGCGGGGTTGGTCGCCGCCCTCGGGTGTTTCGGAGCGTTGCGCCCACCTTCCGTTCCGATGGCGACGACTTCGCTCGCGGAAGGCACCGATTCTTCGTGCCTGGTGGTCCTTCTCCCGGGGCGCGCCGACCGACCGGTGGCCTTCTCCCGGGAAGGTTTCGCGGAGGGCGGCGTCTGGGGTTGTGAGGTGATGGCGGTGGACGCCCATCTGGGCTACTACCGCAGCCGCACGGTCGTCGATCGCCTGCGCCAGGACGTGGTGTTGCCGGCGCGCGCGCGGGGCTTCGAGGACGTTTGGCTGGCCGGCGTTTCCCTCGGCGGGCTGGGCAGCCTGCTGTACGCGAAAAACCACCCGCAGGACCTCGCAGGGGTCTTCGCCATCGCGCCCTTCCTGGGCGAAGCGAAACTGCTCGACGAGATCCGGAGCCAGGGTGGGGTGAAGGCCTGGAGCCCCACGGTGACTTCCGGCGACGAATCGCTGGAGGGGCTATGGGCCTGGCTGCAGGAGGTGTCCGAGGGCTCCCCGGCCCCGCCTCTATTCCTGGCCTTTGGAGCGGACGACGCCTTCGCTGACGGGGGCGAGTTGTTGGCCGAGATCCTGCCGGCGGATCAGACCTTGCGAGTGGCCGGGGGGCACGATTGGGCGACCTGGCGCCTACTCTGGCGGCGCTTCCTGTCGCTGGCTGGAGCGCGAAGCATCCCCTGA
- a CDS encoding VOC family protein: MAQIQLVALIVRDYDPAIDFFVNVLQFELIEDSPSLTNDGRPKRWVVVRPPGGETGILLARADGERQVQALGNQCAGRVGFFLRVDDFDASYQRMIDAGVQFTSPPRSEAYGRVAVFRDLEGNRWDLMGE; the protein is encoded by the coding sequence ATGGCACAAATCCAACTCGTCGCCCTGATCGTTCGAGACTATGACCCGGCAATCGACTTCTTTGTCAACGTGCTCCAATTCGAACTGATCGAGGACTCCCCCTCGCTGACCAATGACGGTCGACCCAAGCGCTGGGTGGTGGTGCGGCCGCCTGGCGGCGAAACGGGGATCCTGCTGGCCCGCGCCGATGGCGAGCGCCAGGTCCAAGCGCTCGGCAACCAGTGCGCCGGTCGGGTCGGATTTTTCTTGCGGGTCGACGACTTCGACGCCAGCTACCAGCGGATGATCGATGCCGGAGTGCAGTTCACTTCGCCGCCGCGCTCTGAGGCCTACGGGCGCGTGGCGGTCTTCCGGGACCTCGAAGGCAACCGGTGGGATCTAATGGGCGAGTGA